One genomic region from Rosa rugosa chromosome 1, drRosRugo1.1, whole genome shotgun sequence encodes:
- the LOC133725443 gene encoding casein kinase 1-like protein 2: MEPRVGGRFRLGRKIGSGSFGEIYLGTNIQTNEEVAIKLENVKTKHPQLLYESKLYKILQGGTGILNLRWFGTEGDYNVLVMDLLGPSLEDLFNFCSRKLSLKTVLMLADQMINRVEFVHSKSFLHRDIKPDNFLMGLGRRANQIYIIDFGLAKKYRDTSTHQHIPYRDNKNLTGTARYASMNTHLGIEQSRRDDLESLGYVLMYFLRGSLPWQGLKAGTKKQKYEKISEKKVSTSIEALCRGYPTEFASYFHYCRSLRFDDKPDYAYLKRLFRDLFIREGFQFDYVFDWTILKYQQSQIATPPTRAAGGAGPSSGLPPVVANVERQSGGEEVRPTGWSLADPSRRRNSGPIVNPGSLSKQKSPVANDPSVSKDAMLSSSSFLRSTGSSRRAVVSSSRDAVIVGCESDPSRPQTTEASPGTLGKISSVQRSSPVVSSEQNRTTSGRNISTVKNLESTLRGIETLHFNSDERVQY, translated from the exons ATGGAGCCTCGAGTTGGGGGGCGGTTCCGACTCGGCCGGAAGATCGGTAGTGGATCCTTCGGAGAGATCTACTTAG GTACTAATATTCAGACGAACGAGGAGGTTGCGATTAAGCTT GAAAATGTCAAGACAAAGCATCCACAGTTGCTGTATGAGTCGAAGTTGTATAAAATACTACAGGGAGGAA CTGGAATTCTAAATTTGCGATGGTTTGGCACTGAAGGAGACTACAATGTTCTTGTGATGGATTTATTGGGACCTAGTCTTGAGGATTTATTCAACTTTTGCAGTAGGAAGTTGTCTCTTAAGACTGTTCTCATGCTTGCAGATCAAATG ATAAATCGAGTGGAGTTTGTTCATTCCAAGTCTTTTCTACATCGGGATATCAAACCAGACAACTTCCTAATGGGATTGGGTCGTCGGGCAAATCAG ATTTACATCATTGACTTCGGCCTCGCTAAGAAGTATAGAGACACATCAACCCATCAGCATATTCCTTATAG AGATAATAAGAATTTGACTGGGACAGCAAGATATGCAAGCATGAATACTCATCTTGGCATTG AACAAAGCCGAAGGGATGATCTCGAGTCACTTGGATATGTGCTGATGTACTTCCTAAGAGGAAG TCTTCCATGGCAGGGATTGAAGGCTGGAACTAAAAAGCAGAAGTATGAGAAGATCAGTGAAAAGAAAGTGTCAACATCAATTGAG GCCTTATGCCGTGGTTATCCCACCGAATTTGCCTCATACTTCCATTACTGTAGATCTCTACGTTTTGATGATAAACCAGATTATGCTTATCTGAAGAGACTGTTTCGTGACCTTTTTATTCGCGAAG GTTTTCAGTTTGATTATGTCTTTGATTGGACGATCTTGAAATATCAGCAGTCGCAGATTGCCACACCTCCTACTCGTGCTGCT GGTGGTGCTGGACCAAGCTCTGGACTGCCTCCAGTTGTTGCAAATGTTGAAAGACAATCAG GTGGGGAGGAAGTTAGACCTACTGGTTGGTCGTTGGCAGATCCCTCACGTAGGAGAAATTCTGGACCGATTGTAAATCCTGGAAGCTTGTCTAAACAAAAAAGTCCTGTTGCAAATGATCCATCTGTGTCTAAAGACGCAATG TTATCAAGTTCTAGTTTTTTGCGGTCAACTGGATCATCAAGGAGGGCTGTAGTTTCTAGCAGTCGGGATGCAGTAATTGTTGGCTGTGAATCCGATCCCTCTCGCCCTCAAACCACAGAGGCAAGTCCTGGAACACTAGGTAAAATTTCTTCTGTCCAAAGAAGTTCACCAGTTGTATCTTCAGAGCAGAATCGTACGACTTCTGGTAGAAATATTTCGACCGTAAAAAACTTAGAGTCCACCCTCAGAGGTATTGAGACCCTTCATTTTAATAGCGACGAGAGAGTACAGTATTAG
- the LOC133741077 gene encoding uncharacterized protein LOC133741077 gives MFGVYCRTRLQLLFPSYLCFQKTPPFITSFSSKSLSGAEIDEKGRSFTVSYFVNSFGFSPELALFLSKKHKIQFESREKPDSVIKLLKHYGLNGTHVSEIAKKRPTLFLLKAEKTLLPKLEFFCSIGISGTVLARLLCNNPRILALSLERSLRPCYDLTKTLRIPDEKLRYFFGDFRRNSLERLCIVARNIPVLIAHDVPQSSFPLWVPFYFRALSFDSEKVKTNVHKVISMGFDPSSATFMKALYVISVTDTSKWEQKMEFYSKWGWTEDDVLLAFRRSPLFMSFSEKIISSKMDFYVNTMGCQPSDVAGCPDVLTYSLKKRIIPRCSVIRLLQLEGLIGKEDVSIITILQKNEKWFLERFVIKYQEQVPELLTSYKEKISLAKFGLGLDERGGVKQV, from the coding sequence ATGTTTGGTGTTTATTGTAGAACAAGATTGCAATTACTATTTCCAAGTTATCTCTGCTTTCAAAAGACGCCTCCTTTTATCACATCATTTTCATCGAAATCATTATCAGGTGCTGAAATTGATGAAAAAGGTCGCTCTTTTACAGTTTCATACTTTGTGAACTCATTTGGGTTCTCCCCGGAACTTGCTCTTTTTTTGTCCAAGAAACATAAGATACAGTTTGAATCCCGAGAAAAACCAGACTCTGTTATTAAGCTTCTGAAACACTACGGACTCAATGGTACCCATGTCTCTGAAATCGCTAAGAAACGCCCAACCCTGTTTTTATTAAAAGCTGAGAAGACCCTTCTGCCCAAACTCGAGTTTTTTTGTTCTATTGGCATTTCAGGCACTGTCCTTGCTAGGCTCCTTTGTAACAACCCAAGAATCTTGGCATTAAGCTTAGAGAGAAGTCTCAGACCTTGTTATGATCTCACCAAAACTCTACGTATCCCCGACGAAAAGCTCCGTTATTTCTTTGGTGACTTCAGGCGGAATAGTTTGGAAAGACTGTGCATTGTTGCTCGAAATATTCCGGTGCTGATAGCACATGATGTGCCACAATCCTCATTTCCTCTGTGGGTGCCCTTTTATTTTAGGGCACTATCCTTTGACTCTGAGAAGGTCAAGACAAATGTTCACAAGGTCATTAGCATGGGATTCGACCCTTCATCTGCCACATTCATGAAAGCACTGTATGTGATATCAGTGACGGATACATCGAAATGGGAACAGAAGATGGAATTTTATAGCAAGTGGGGTTGGACTGAAGATGATGTGTTGTTGGCATTTAGAAGGAGTCCCTTGTTTATGTCCTTCAGTGAGAAGATTATATCCAGTAAAATGGATTTTTATGTGAATACAATGGGTTGCCAGCCCTCAGATGTGGCTGGATGTCCAGATGTTCTAACTTATAGTTTGAAGAAGCGAATCATACCTAGGTGTTCAGTTATCAGACTTCTCCAGTTAGAGGGCTTAATCGGAAAGGAAGATGTATCTATAATTACCATTCTGCAGAAAAATGAGAAGTGGTTCTTGGAAAGGTTTGTGATCAAATATCAAGAGCAAGTACCAGAATTGCTGACATCTTACAAGGAAAAAATCAGTCTTGCAAAGTTTGGCTTAGGATTAGATGAAAGAGGTGGAGTGAAACAAGTCTAG
- the LOC133741086 gene encoding transcription termination factor MTERF15, mitochondrial-like gives MFGFCCKRLRLLVPSCRIAVDYSVTHLQKAPPFTRLYSSKPLLGVQDDKARSFTVSYLINSFGFSPQLALSASNKMKIHFDTPEKPDSVIKLFKDYGLSDAHISDIVKKCPVLLVSNAEKTLWPKLQFFTSIGLSGNDLARIFRVNANILTLSLERSIRPCYDIMKTLEIPEHKVPYFISNYYMFNPKVLSNVPHNTLILRAHQVPEASFPLWVCSHLLALSFASEKVKTNVEKVISMGFDPSSTTFMKALYVISVTNAAKWKHKMEFYEKWGWTEDDVLLAFRKNPMFMSFSVKNISAKMDFLLNKMGCQPADLAARPDILTYSLEKRIIPRCSVIRFLQLKGLIVKEDLYIISIVHKNEKWFLERFVIKYEEQFPELQSILQGKMGLAEFGLGFDESGGV, from the coding sequence ATGTTTGGTTTTTGCTGTAAAAGATTGCGATTACTAGTTCCAAGTTGTAGGATTGCTGTTGATTATTCAGTCACCCATCTTCAAAAGGCACCACCTTTTACAAGATTATATTCATCAAAACCATTACTAGGGGTCCAAGATGATAAAGCTCGCTCTTTTACAGTTTCATACCTTATAAACTCATTTGGGTTCTCCCCACAACTGGCTCTCTCTGCATCCAACAAGATGAAGATACACTTCGACACCCCAGAAAAACCCGACTCTGTTATTAAGCTTTTTAAAGACTATGGACTCAGTGATGCCCACATCTCTGACATTGTTAAGAAATGCCCAGTTTTGCTTGTATCGAATGCTGAAAAGACCCTTTGGCCAAAACTCCAGTTTTTCACTTCCATTGGCCTTTCGGGCAATGACCTTGCCCGGATCTTCCGTGTCAACGCAAATATCTTGACATTGAGCTTAGAGAGAAGTATTAGACCTTGTTATGATATTATGAAAACTCTAGAAATACCCGAGCATAAGGTCCCTTATTTCATTAGCAACTATTATATGTTTAACCCCAAAGTATTGAGCAATGTACCTCACAATACTTTGATTCTGAGAGCGCATCAGGTGCCAGAAGCGTCATTTCCTCTGTGGGTGTGTTCTCATTTGCTTGCACTGTCATTTGCCTCTGAGAAGGTTAAGACAAATGTCGAGAAGGTCATCAGCATGGGATTTGACCCTTCGTCTACTACATTCATGAAAGCCTTGTATGTGATATCGGTGACCAATGCAGCAAAGTGGAAACACAAGATGGAATTTTATGAGAAGTGGGGTTGGACTGAAGATGATGTGTTGTTGGCATTTAGAAAGAATCCCATGTTTATGAGCTTCAGTGTGAAGAATATTTCAGCTAAAATGGATTTTCTTTTGAATAAAATGGGTTGCCAGCCTGCAGATCTGGCTGCACGTCCAGATATTTTGACTTATAGTTTGGAGAAGCGAATCATACCTAGGTGTTCAGTCATCAGATTTCTCCAGTTAAAGGGCTTAATTGTCAAGGAAGATTTATATATAATTAGCATTGTGCACAAAAACGAGAAGTGGTTCTTGGAAAGGTTTGTGATCAAATATGAAGAACAATTTCCTGAATTGCAGAGCATCTTACAGGGGAAAATGGGTCTAGCCGAATTTGGTTTAGGATTCGACGAAAGTGGTGGAGTGTAA
- the LOC133725444 gene encoding transcription termination factor MTERF15, mitochondrial-like yields the protein MFGVYCKRLQLLVPTSVTHFHCFQKLLPFSRSYSSLLGSDIDDDDDDDKPQGHSFTVSYLINSFGFSPKLALSLSKKHRVRFDSPEKPDSVVKLLKHHGFNGTQISEIVKKLPTLLLCNAEKTLEPKLQFFDSVGLSATTLAWVVSYNQRILGQSLERSLRPCYDIIKSLPIPHNMVAVFLKNSNRAFGVKMLSNLVPNVSVLRAIQVPESCISFYVTYHPLVLSPETGKFKESVNKIINLGILPPSFTFMKALQVISQMDASKWRRKTEFYRKCGWTEDDFLLAFRKNPMFMSLSEEKCSSKIEFLVNKMGWQPAEVADRPDILTHSLEKSIIPRCSVIRVLQYKGLMKKGELSQATMLINSRKRFLDRFVTKYKDQAPELLSIFQGQMSLAELGVGFEERDGVKQL from the coding sequence ATGTTTGGTGTTTACTGTAAAAGATTGCAATTACTAGTTCCAACTTCAGTTACCCATTTTCATTGCTTTCAAAAGCTCCTTCCTTTTAGCAGATCATATTCATCTTTATTAGGATCTGAtatagatgatgatgatgatgatgataaacCCCAAGGTCACTCTTTTACAGTTTCATACCTCATAAACTCATTTGGGTTTTCCCCAAAACTGGCTCTCTCTTTGTCCAAGAAGCATAGGGTACGGTTTGATTCCCCAGAAAAACCAGACTCAGTTGTTAAGCTTCTCAAACACCATGGATTCAATGGTACCCAGATATCCGAAATTGTTAAGAAACTACCAACCTTGCTTTTGTGCAATGCTGAGAAGACCCTTGAGCCCAAGCTCCAGTTTTTCGATTCTGTTGGCCTTTCAGCCACCACCCTTGCTTGGGTCGTCAGTTACAACCAACGCATTTTGGGTCAAAGCTTAGAGAGAAGTCTCCGACCGTGCTATGATATCATCAAAAGTCTACCTATCCCCCACAACATGGTGGCTGTTTTCTTGAAGAACTCGAACCGGGCATTTGGGGTCAAAATGCTTAGCAATCTTGTGCCCAATGTTTCAGTTCTTAGGGCAATTCAAGTGCCGGAATCCTGCATCTCCTTTTACGTTACCTATCATCCTCTTGTGCTGTCCCCTGAAACTGGCAAGTTTAAGGAAAGTGTAAACAAGATCATTAATCTCGGAATTCTGCCTCCGAGTTTTACTTTCATGAAGGCACTACAAGTCATCTCTCAGATGGATGCATCAAAGTGGAGACGAAAGACAGAGTTCTATAGGAAGTGTGGTTGGACTGAGGATGACTTTCTGTTGGCATTTAGAAAGAATCCCATGTTTATGAGCTTGTCAGAGGagaagtgttcaagtaaaattgAGTTTCTTGTGAACAAAATGGGTTGGCAGCCTGCAGAAGTGGCTGACAGGCCGGATATTCTAACTCATAGTTTGGAGAAGTCTATCATACCTAGGTGTTCAGTTATTAGAGTTCTCCAATATAAGGGTTTGATGAAAAAGGGAGAACTTTCTCAAGCTACCATGCTGATAAACAGTAGGAAGCGCTTCTTGGATAGGTTTGTGACCAAATATAAGGATCAAGCACCTGAACTGTTGAGTATCTTTCAAGGGCAAATGTCTCTAGCAGAATTGGGTGTAGGATTTGAGGAAAGAGATGGAGTGAAACAATTGTAG
- the LOC133741097 gene encoding cell wall / vacuolar inhibitor of fructosidase 1-like, protein MKNLMCLAAVLIFFIQTAILPTEANIIAQTCQKTPNPPVCLSSLKSDPRSAQADIYGLATIMVDVVKAKSTTTLNQINQLLKQSPRDKGLIDCADSYNAVLKGDVPEAYEAINVRRRMFALDGMNDAVNEANGCESNFAGSSSHPLAKFNKDVADVASVAAAVINQFG, encoded by the coding sequence ATGAAGAATTTGATGTGCTTAGCGGCAGTACTCATATTTTTCATTCAAACTGCAATTTTACCAACCGAAGCAAATATCATTGCTCAAACATGTCAAAAAACACCAAACCCTCCGGTGTGTCTCTCGTCTCTCAAATCCGACCCTCGGAGCGCCCAAGCAGACATATATGGCTTGGCTACCATAATGGTCGATGTGGTCAAGGCAAAGTCCACGACGACTCTGAACCAAATCAACCAATTGCTTAAGCAAAGCCCGAGAGACAAAGGCTTAATAGATTGTGCTGACAGTTACAACGCAGTTTTAAAAGGTGATGTCCCAGAAGCCTATGAGGCAATCAATGTAAGAAGACGTATGTTTGCATTGGATGGCATGAATGACGCTGTGAATGAGGCTAATGGATGCGAAAGCAACTTTGCAGGCAGCAGCTCTCATCCTCTGGCAAAATTCAATAAAGATGTGGCAGATGTTGCTAGTGTGGCTGCAGCAGTTATTAATCAATTTGGTTGA
- the LOC133730513 gene encoding uncharacterized protein LOC133730513: MFGFCCRRLQLLVPSCSSISLDSSVTHFQKASPFSRSYASLLGSAIDDKPQGHSFTVSYLINSCGLSPEVALSLSKKQKRVQFESPEKPDSVIKLLKHYGLSDTHVSNIVKKRPDLLLANAEKILLPKLEFFASIGLSGTDLAQVVSGNPNVLNLSLERNLRPCYDMIKSLPIPDKMVGRVFSKLYQGFMVSANVLSNIAPNIAFLKEVQVPESSVNLCLSNTLFAVSRENQKFKENVEKVISMGISPSSATFLKALYVISVMDHSKWVQRMESYKTTFGWTEDVFLLAFRKNPLFMALLEKKVLSKVDFLVKRMGWQPAFVAKYPSVLTFSLEKWIIPRCKVIRVLLLKGLIIRGEDSLIGTALLAGKNYFLDRFVIRYQKQVPELLNIFQGKMSLADVGLGFEETGGTK, encoded by the coding sequence ATGTTTGGCTTTTGTTGTAGAAGATTGCAATTACTAGTTCCAAGCTGTAGCAGCATTTCTCTTGATTCTTCAGTGACCCATTTTCAAAAGGCATCACCTTTTAGCAGATCATATGCATCATTATTAGGATCTGCAATAGATGATAAACCCCAAGGTCACTCCTTTACAGTTTCATACCTTATAAACTCATGTGGGTTATCCCCAGAAGTGGCTCTCTCTCTGTCCAAGAAGCAGAAGAGGGTACAGTTTGAATCCCCAGAAAAACCAGACTCGGTTATTAAGCTTCTAAAACACTATGGACTTAGTGATACCCATGTCTCCAATATTGTTAAGAAACGCCCAGACCTGCTCTTAGCCAATGCTGAAAAGATCCTTTTGCCCAAACTTGAGTTTTTCGCTTCTATTGGCCTTTCGGGCACTGACCTTGCTCAGGTTGTCTCCGGCAACCCAAATGTTTTGAACTTGAGCTTAGAGAGAAATCTGAGACCCTGTTATGATATGATCAAGAGTCTACCTATCCCGGACAAAATGGTGGGTCGTGTCTTTTCGAAATTGTATCAGGGATTCATGGTCAGCGCAAATGTACTAAGCAATATTGCCCCCAATATTGCATTTCTGAAGGAAGTTCAAGTGCCAGAATCCTCGGTCAATCTGTGTCTGAGCAATACCCTTTTTGCAGTGTCACGGGAAAACCAAAAGTTTAAGGAAAACGTGGAGAAAGTCATCAGTATGGGAATAAGCCCGTCTTCTGCAACCTTTTTGAAAGCCTTGTATGTGATTTCTGTGATGGATCACTCGAAATGGGTACAAAGGATGGAATCATATAAGACGACATTCGGTTGGACTGAAGATGTTTTCTTGTTGGCATTTAGAAAAAATCCATTGTTTATGGCATTGTTAGAGAAGAAAGTTTTAAGTAAAGTTGATTTTCTTGTCAAGAGAATGGGTTGGCAGCCTGCATTTGTAGCTAAATATCCTAGTGTTCTAACATTTAGTTTGGAGAAGTGGATTATACCTAGGTGCAAAGTTATTAGAGTGCTTCTCTTGAAGGGCTTAATAATAAGGGGAGAAGATTCTTTGATTGGTACTGCCCTGTTGGCTGGTAAGAATTACTTCTTGGATAGGTTTGTGATCAGATATCAGAAGCAAGTACCTGAGTTATTGAATATCTTTCAAGGGAAAATGAGTCTTGCGGACGTTGGCTTAGGGTTTGAGGAAACAGGTGGAACGAAATAG